The DNA region GTTCTCGGAAGTGGCCTCCGAGCGGGCGATCTCGGCGGTGATCCGGCCTTCGCGCATGACGAGGACGCGGTCGGCCATGCCGAGCACCTCGGGCAACTCGGACGAGATCATGAGGATTCCCATGCCCTGCCCCGCGAGCTCGGAGAGCAGCCGGTGCACCTCGGACTTCGTGCCGACGTCGATTCCTCGGGTCGGCTCGTCGATGATGAGGACCTTCGGCTGCGTCGCGAGCCACTTGGCGAGGACGACCTTCTGCTGGTTGCCGCCGGAGAGCGTGGCGGCGACAGTGTCGAGGGCGTGCGTCTTGACCTCGAGCCTGGTGGCCCATTCCCGGGCGGAGCGGTTCTCGATCCCGGTGGTGAGGAAGCCCAGCTTCGCGAGCTGGCGGCGGATCGAGAGGGTGATGTTGCCGCCGACACCCGATTCGATCACGAGCCCCTGCTTGCGGCGGTCTTCGGGAACGAGCGCGAGACCGGCCCGCATGGCATCGGTGGGGCGGTTGCGCGGGATGCGCGCGCCCTGCATCATGACGGTGCCCTCGCGATAGGGGTCGACCCCGAACACGGCACGCGCGACTTCGCTGCGGCCGGCTCCGACGAGACCGGCAAGGCCCACGATCTCGCCCGCGCGCACGGTGAACGAGATGTCGTGGAAGACACCGGGGCTGGTGAGGTTCTCCACCTCGAGCAGCGGAGCGCCGACCGTGGTCTCCTGCTTGGGGAACAGTTCGGTCACCTCTCGACCGACCATCTGGTGCACGATCTCCTCGACCGAGGTGTCGGCGATCGCACTGGTGGCGATGTAGGCGCCGTCGCGCATGACGGTGACGGTGTCGCAGAGGGCGAAGACCTCGTCGAAGCGGTGCGAGATGAAGATGAGCGCGCGGCCCTCGTCGCGGAGGCTGCGGGCGATCGTGAACAGGCGCTCGACCTCGACGCCGGACAGCGCGGCGGTGGGCTCGTCCATGACGAGAAGGCTCGCGTCGAGCGAGACGGCCTTCGCGATCTCGATGACCTGCTGATCGGCGATCGAGAGGCCCTCCGCCGGACGGTCGGGGTCGATGGTCACGCCGAGCCGGGTGAACAGGCGCTCGACCTCGTGCCGCATGGCCTTGCGATCGATCCGTCCGAAGCGCCCCGTGGGCTGGCGGCCCATGAAGATGTTCTCGGTGACCGAGAGGTCGGGGAAGAGCGTCGGCTCCTGGTAGATCACGGCGACGCCCGCGCTCTTGGACTGCGCGGTCGAGGTGAAGTCCACGTCTTCGCCGTGGAACCGGAAGATCCCTTCGTCGCGCTGGTACAGGCCGGCGACGATCTTCACGAGGGTGGACTTGCCTGCACCGTTCTCGCCGACCAGGGCGTGGATGGAACCGCCGTCGACCGACAGCGTCCCGGAACGGAGCGCGACCACCGCACCGAACGACTTTCGGATGTCGCGGAGCTCGAGCGCCGGTGGAGCACCGGGAGCCCCAGAGGGAATCGTCATTGATCGGACCTAAACTGCAGGATCATCCCTGCGGATTGAATCGTTTTAAAAGGTGGAGCATCTGTAAATTACGACCCTGGGTGGGCTGCTGTCAAGTCACGGAATGAGCAGTGGTACGTTTCAGGGAGAGGTTTCGCGGATCCCGCGGAAAGGAATACGTCGTGGTCGTCAGTGTTCGAGATGTCGCTCTCGCCGCATCCGTGTCTGTCGGGACCGTCTCGAACGTCCTGAACCATCCGGACAAGGTCTCTCCCGCCACGGTGGAACGTGTCACGGCCGCCATCGAGAAGCTCGGGTTCGTGCGCAACGATGCGGCCCGGCAGCTCCGGGCCGGCCAGAGCCGCTCGATCGGCCTCGTGGTGCTCGATGTGCGCAACCCGTTCTTCACCGACATCGCCCGCGGCGCGGAGGAACGCGCCGCCGAGGCCCGGATGACGGTGACCCTCGGCAACAGCGACGAGAAGGTCGAACGCGAACGCGCCTACATCGACCTGTTCGAGGAGCAGCGCATCGCCGGGCTGCTCATCTCCCCCCTCGCCGACGACCTCCCGCGTCTCCGCCGTCTCCGCGACCGCGGGACGACCGTGGTGCTCGTCGACCGTGAGGTCGCCGATGAGAGCTTCTCGTCGGTCTCGGTCGACGACGTGGGCGGCGGCTACCTCGCCGTGCAGCACCTCGCTGCCCAGGGGCGGCGCCGCATCGCTTTCGTCGGCGGGCCGATGGGCATCCGCCAGGTGGTCGACCGTCTCGAGGGTGCCAGCAAGGCGGCGAACGAGGCGGAGGTCTCCCTCGAGGTCATCCTGACCGACTCGCTGAGCGTGCTCGCCGGCCGCGCCGCCGGAGAGACCCTCAGCGCGCGGGCCCCGGAGGACCGGCCCGACGCCATCTTCGCCGCGAACGACCTGCTCGCCATGGGGGTCCTGCAGGCGCTCATGATGCGGGGCAGCATCCGGGTGCCGGACGAGATCGCGCTCATCGGCTACGACGACATCGACTTCGCCGCCGCGGCCGTCGTCCCGCTCTCGTCGATCCGTCAGCCCGCGGAACTCATCGGATACACGGCCGTCGATCTGATGCTGCGAGAGGCCGGCGGGCGGTCCGAGCGCGAGCGGGTGGTGTTCCAGCCGGAGCTCGTCGTGCGGGATTCGACGGCCCGCCCGGTCTGACCGACGCCGACCAGCCGCACGTCAGCGGCGGAGGGCCTTGCGCGCCTTCTTCGACGCCTTCTCGGCGGCCTTCTTGCGCCGCTTCCGCGCCCGGGGGTCGTTCCACAACCGCACCAGCTGGTGCCGGACCGACTCGCCCTTGTTGATCTG from Microbacterium sp. SY138 includes:
- a CDS encoding LacI family DNA-binding transcriptional regulator, which gives rise to MVVSVRDVALAASVSVGTVSNVLNHPDKVSPATVERVTAAIEKLGFVRNDAARQLRAGQSRSIGLVVLDVRNPFFTDIARGAEERAAEARMTVTLGNSDEKVERERAYIDLFEEQRIAGLLISPLADDLPRLRRLRDRGTTVVLVDREVADESFSSVSVDDVGGGYLAVQHLAAQGRRRIAFVGGPMGIRQVVDRLEGASKAANEAEVSLEVILTDSLSVLAGRAAGETLSARAPEDRPDAIFAANDLLAMGVLQALMMRGSIRVPDEIALIGYDDIDFAAAAVVPLSSIRQPAELIGYTAVDLMLREAGGRSERERVVFQPELVVRDSTARPV
- a CDS encoding sugar ABC transporter ATP-binding protein; this encodes MTIPSGAPGAPPALELRDIRKSFGAVVALRSGTLSVDGGSIHALVGENGAGKSTLVKIVAGLYQRDEGIFRFHGEDVDFTSTAQSKSAGVAVIYQEPTLFPDLSVTENIFMGRQPTGRFGRIDRKAMRHEVERLFTRLGVTIDPDRPAEGLSIADQQVIEIAKAVSLDASLLVMDEPTAALSGVEVERLFTIARSLRDEGRALIFISHRFDEVFALCDTVTVMRDGAYIATSAIADTSVEEIVHQMVGREVTELFPKQETTVGAPLLEVENLTSPGVFHDISFTVRAGEIVGLAGLVGAGRSEVARAVFGVDPYREGTVMMQGARIPRNRPTDAMRAGLALVPEDRRKQGLVIESGVGGNITLSIRRQLAKLGFLTTGIENRSAREWATRLEVKTHALDTVAATLSGGNQQKVVLAKWLATQPKVLIIDEPTRGIDVGTKSEVHRLLSELAGQGMGILMISSELPEVLGMADRVLVMREGRITAEIARSEATSENVMYAATHASELSS